Within Candidatus Eisenbacteria bacterium, the genomic segment GCGGCCCGGTCGGCGAAACTTTCCGCCTACATGTTGTTCGTATTCAACGGCGGGGTCTCCGCCGGATCGAACCAAGAGAAGAGAAAGCCAAGGCCGTGATCGAGGTCCGACATCTGTCCAAGAACTTCGGCTCCACCGTGGCGGTGAAGGACGTCTCGTTCGACGTCTCCCGCGGAGAGGTGCTCGGCTTTCTCGGGCCGAACGGCGCGGGCAAGAGCACGACGATGCGCATCCTCACCGGCTACATCCCGCCGACGGAGGGGACCGCGCGCGTCGCCGGCCACGACATCCTCGAGGATTCCCTCTCCGTGCGACGCCGCATCGGCTACCTCCCCGAGTGGGCCCCCCTCTACGGCGACATGGAGGTCATCGACTTTCTCCGCTTCATCGCGGACATCCGCGGCATCCCGCCGGGCGAGACCCGCGAACGGATCGCGCGCATGGTGAAGGTGTGCGGCCTCGAGAAGGTCGTAGGGCGCGTGATCCACCATCTCTCGCGCGGATACCGCCAGAGGGTCGGGCTCGCGCAGGCGATGATCCACGACCCGGACATCCTCATCCTCGACGAGCCGACGAGCGGGCTCGATCCGAACCAGATCATCGAGATCCGCGAGCTGATCAAGGAGATCGGGCGCGACAAGACCGTGATCCTCTCCACGCACATTCTCCCCGAGGTCTCTCAGACGTGCGGGCGAGTCCTCATCATCAACGAGGGGAGCCTGATCGCATCGGGCGCCCCCGAGGAACTTGCCGGCCGGTTCGAGGGGAGAGGGGTCGTGCAGCTCGCGGTTCGCGGCGCCCCGCGCGAGACGATCGAGACGATGCTCGCCGCGGCGCCCTTCGTCGATAGGGTTCGCTCTCTCCACTCGACCGGAGACGGGCTTCATCATTTCACCATTCAAGGAAAAGAGGCGGGCGGCCTCGGGGAGAAGCTCTTCCGGCTCGCGGTGGAGAGCTCCTGGACGCTCGCCGAGCTTCACGTCGAGGCGGCCACGCTCGAGGACGTCTTCCGGCGCCTCACGCGGGGGGAGAACGGGTGAAGAACACCTGGACGATCACCAGGAAGGAGTTCCGGAGCTACTTCGACTCGCCGGTGGCGTACATCTACATCACGTTCTTCCTCATGCTCTCCTCGTGGCTCTTTCTCCGCGGTTTCTTCCTCGTCGGCCAGGCGTCGATGCGCGGCTTCTTCGGCATCCTTCCCTGGCTCCTTCTCTTCTTCGTTCCCGCGGCGACGATGCGCCTCTGGGCGGAAGAGAAGAAGCTCGGGACGATCGAGCTCCTCATGACCCTCCCGGTCAAGGATCACGAGGTCGTTCTCGGTAAGTTCCTTGCGAGCTTCTTCTTCCTCACGGTGACGCTCGCCCTCACCTTCTCGCTTCCGATCCTGATCTCCGTCCTCGGGGATCCGGACGGAGGGGCGATCTGGGGGGGATACATCGGCGCGGTCCTTCTCGGCGCGTCCTTCCTCGCGATCGGGCTCTTCGTCTCGAGCCTCACCGAGAACCAGATCGTCGCGTTCATCATCGGGATCACGCTCATCTTCGCCTTCTTCATCGTGAGCGAGGAGTTCGTCCTCTACAACGCGCCGCGCCCGCTCGTCCCGATCCTGAAGTTCCTCGGGCTCGGGGCGCACTACGATTCGATCGGGCGCGGGGTAATCG encodes:
- a CDS encoding ATP-binding cassette domain-containing protein produces the protein MIEVRHLSKNFGSTVAVKDVSFDVSRGEVLGFLGPNGAGKSTTMRILTGYIPPTEGTARVAGHDILEDSLSVRRRIGYLPEWAPLYGDMEVIDFLRFIADIRGIPPGETRERIARMVKVCGLEKVVGRVIHHLSRGYRQRVGLAQAMIHDPDILILDEPTSGLDPNQIIEIRELIKEIGRDKTVILSTHILPEVSQTCGRVLIINEGSLIASGAPEELAGRFEGRGVVQLAVRGAPRETIETMLAAAPFVDRVRSLHSTGDGLHHFTIQGKEAGGLGEKLFRLAVESSWTLAELHVEAATLEDVFRRLTRGENG
- a CDS encoding ABC transporter permease subunit, with product MKNTWTITRKEFRSYFDSPVAYIYITFFLMLSSWLFLRGFFLVGQASMRGFFGILPWLLLFFVPAATMRLWAEEKKLGTIELLMTLPVKDHEVVLGKFLASFFFLTVTLALTFSLPILISVLGDPDGGAIWGGYIGAVLLGASFLAIGLFVSSLTENQIVAFIIGITLIFAFFIVSEEFVLYNAPRPLVPILKFLGLGAHYDSIGRGVIDSRDVIYYLSVIGFFLFLNIRSVESRKWK